One part of the Plasmodium yoelii strain 17X genome assembly, chromosome: 13 genome encodes these proteins:
- a CDS encoding glyceraldehyde-3-phosphate dehydrogenase, translated as MAITKVGINGFGRIGRLVFRSAQERSDIEVVAINDPFMDINHLIYLLKHDSVHGKFPCEVTPTEGGIMVGSKKVVVYNERDPAQIPWGKHAIDVVCESTGVFLTKELSNAHIKGGAKKVIMSAPPKDDTPIYVMGINHEKYNSSQTIVSNASCTTNCLAPIAKVIHENFGIVEGLMTTVHASTANQLVVDGPSKGGKDWRAGRSALLNIIPASTGAAKAVGKVLPELNGKLTGVAFRVPIGTVSVVDLVCRLEKPAKYEDVAKKIKEASEGPLKGILGYTDEEVVSQDFVHDSRSSIFDLKAGLALNDNFFKIVSWYDNEWGYSNRLLDLAIHITKH; from the exons atgGCAATAACAAAAGTAGGAATTAATGGATTTGGCCGTATCGGTCGTTTAGTATTCAGATCTGCCCAAGAAAGAAGTGACATT gAAGTAGTTGCTATCAATGACCCATTTATGGATATTAACCACTTGATCTACTTATTAAAGCATGATTCAGTTCATGGAAAATTCCCATGTGAAGTAACCCCAACTGAAGGAGGTATCATGGTTGGAAGCAAAAAAGTCGTTGTATATAACGAAAGAGACCCAGCTCAAATTCCATGGGGAAAACACGCCATTGATGTTGTATGTGAATCAACTGGTGTATTCTTAACCAAGGAATTATCCAATGCTCACATTAAGGGAGGTGCAAAAAAAGTTATCATGTCAGCACCACCAAAAGACGACACACCAATTTATGTCATGGGTATTAACCACGAGAAATATAACAGCTCTCAAACCATCGTTTCCAATGCCTCATGTACTACAAATTGCTTAGCCCCAATTGCTAAAGTAATTCATGAAAACTTCGGAATTGTTGAAGGTTTAATGACCACTGTCCATGCCTCAACAGCCAACCAATTAGTTGTTGATGGACCATCAAAGGGAGGTAAAGACTGGAGAGCAGGTAGATCAGCTTTGTTAAACATTATCCCAGCTTCAACTGGTGCAGCTAAAGCTGTAGGAAAAGTTTTACCAGAATTAAACGGAAAATTAACTGGTGTTGCCTTTAGAGTTCCAATTGGTACAGTATCTGTTGTCGATTTAGTATGTAGATTAGAAAAACCAGCCAAATATGAAGATGtagctaaaaaaattaaagaagcATCTGAAGGACCACTTAAGGGAATATTAGGTTATACCGACGAAGAAGTTGTATCTCAAGATTTCGTCCATGATAGCAGATCATCTATCTTTGACTTAAAAGCTGGTCTTGCCTTAAATGATAACTTTTTCAAAATTGTCTCATGGTATGACAATGAATGGGGATATTCAAACCGTCTTTTAGATTTGGCTATCCACATCACCAAACATTAA
- a CDS encoding cytochrome c1 precursor, putative: MAGGGALNNLFPGYKDKIWLKLPYQLRIHLIKSWNNEFEKNIFKAQIKNNRIKNLNYYILDKFKPNDNYRNSHTDYKRQICRGTLEEGCDFFLPDKKSQDRLKNHLQPYTEEENEERKKYKYLNLKYYILFALGFSIVHNNMQSRPVAWCMDYEPPHTPHYPFWFKSMLHSHDIPSVRRGFEVYRQICATCHSMEQLQFRSLVNEVYPEKRVKQIAASYDIEDGPDDKGEMFTRPGILTDSFPKPYPNEEAARYANGGASPPDLSVITTARHNGPDYIFSLLTCYRDPPEGVALRQGLYYNTYFPGGSISMPPPLQDDMIEYEDGTPCNVSQMAKDVVNFLTWAAEPTHDERKLTGLKLVSGAFVAMVLMTVWQRFFWTVYATRRIDFGKIKYL; the protein is encoded by the exons ATGGCTGGGGGGGGAGCATTAAATAACTTGTTTCCAGGatataaagataaaatatgGTTAAAGCTTCCATACCAG ctTCGAATacatttaataaaatcatGGAACAATGAATttgagaaaaatatattcaaagcccaaataaaaaataacagaATAAAAAACCTaaactattatatattggatAAATTTAAGCCAAATGACAACTACAGAAATAGTCACACGGATTATAAGAGACAAATATGCAGAGGAACATTAGAAGAAGGatgtgatttttttttaccagATAAAAAAAGCCAAGATAGATTAAAAAATCATTTACAGCCATATAcagaagaagaaaatgaagaaagaaagaaatataaatatttaaatttaaagtattatatattatttgctTTGGGTTTTTCAATAGTGCATAACAATATGCAATCGAGGCCCGTTGCTTGGTGTATGGATTATGAACCACCACACACACCACATTATCCATTTTGGTTTAAGTCCATGCTTCATTCACATGATATACCAAGTGTACGACGAGGGTTTGAAGTATATAGACAAATATGTGCTACATGTCATTCAATGGAGCAACTACAATTCCGTAGTTTAGTTAATGAAGTATATCCAGAAAAAAGAGTAAAACAAATTGCGGCATCATATGATATAGAAGATGGACCAGATGATAAAGGTGAAATGTTTACAAGACCTGGAATTTTAACAGATTCTTTTCCAAAACCATACCCAAATGAAGAAGCTGCAAGATATGCAAATGGAGGTGCATCACCACCAGATTTATCTGTTATAACAACAGCAAGACATAATGGCCCagattatatattttctttattgaCTTGTTATCGTGACCCACCAGAAGGTGTCGCATTAAGACAAGGTTTATATTACAATACTTATTTCCCCGGAGGATCAATATCTATGCCTCCTCCTCTTCAAGATGACATGATTGAATATGAAGATGGAACTCCTTGTAACGTTTCTCAAATGGCAAAAGATgttgtaaattttttaacatGGGCAGCTGAACCAACTCATGATGAAAGAAAATTAACTGGTCTCAAATTAGTAAGTGGTGCTTTTGTTGCAATGGTATTAATGACTGTTTGGCAAAGATTTTTCTGGACAGTTTATGCAACTAGAAGAATTGATTttggaaaaattaaatatttataa
- a CDS encoding GTP-binding protein, putative has translation MKRAFFCLLFVVINLLTVYCDGDSENNGQNVEDVNKTDYDSYEDDIDENNFEVPIDCEGGECLNSMDNINKMIDEKKDKIRRRKKRGKPIQIVKPNVNHTELIIIEENLAILKKISKPIAIVSVLGDMHTGKSFLLNLINEQLVDDINKRDKTIENGFKVGNDITASTYGIWIWSEPIVITVQKLKEMYEYIDNNFTSFVKSYEYEKDEYNEEIIDLLNLYKSDNWISKVHDLNLNDTDEVNLILMDTQGLNSPNVNKRYDEILYALTNLISTDIIFLTMKMINNKDLEFIENITKDANLFMLRAYTRSNGSTFSIKKTKFDKILDNMNNIENNSLILESIASKNLMWVVHDFSQRLDVRKGKLWLDILLNSDRRDLDIKYWRKIISNKSKDKYDAYTTKQKKIAYLTYTKDGNNEPTNEMSTNYKLGVLYKNIDCVLLRHMYNNKDLDFTNVNLNDLNDEYKNDIMVLRYKIYLRALMHPKKMYSNVQMNNIINKIIKEKKGKNDTKENNSSTINNNMDDEVNDMSEAHSRYMSGDDIYDFITFLVKSANQNLFTNVNQFFKQFKINRAEISRNDLIFLYKKYLLQFMENDDVEFISYMNDDSDEFIKSLESKLNSNEKDGNNKSQNDSSYNEDFMDEEEEREVHQKKDVYKQLPPLINEITKYEELIREQILNIWYKYTESDFHDEEEKELIKDIESNLYERLDLIKNEMIALGEANIKKFCKIACEDALQIVVEDIKMKSDQYPIKQKELTVFFESVSYNLLKYLEKKLSKNSEKLDLIYYKDEICTPLINNTFQEFYYLKKKNITLNENKLKSYFGNAVSKGKEVFETLAESTDNITEYFKNKNVFYTVLDKWNAEAINVYMATLSDFSKEEKEIGDEYLVILDNNIKELKQKALEKWNNHCKDKTNALYNMHKNNLKNNFLENFNFPLDELVLQDIFLSLKNQEELKYMEIYCANEESWLSEYKNFLELTDEVYKFIKDENLKAIQITCQQPLDDLKNSIKGEIHNYYLWRSLKITLFNRALVVLSNNIENIYLKNQRENKIQPSIEENFTLKNPQYRKISKELMSKVINRWLNNDIYNIYYPIIRKQLIHKIICYLGIIILLFISSLILYFKKFHASFLFLITISLFMIFGYAQISLYMKKFFRHIVFYMYEGIANVFGTEGAIIFTILLISTTAIYLYNYHIVKFKNKVAKNTKKLLQSQNIMNLSGLGGFKDMSASNPKMRIFKPNVIKFDDFEKDSKYHSSNIPHEFKLNNDASQFMDLKERGNRGNKMDDYASYNNPSKFHRRSFLG, from the coding sequence atgaaaagagCATTTTTTTGCCTATTGTTCGTagttataaatttattaacagTTTACTGTGATGGTGATAGTGAGAATAATGGACAAAATGTAGAGGATGTAAATAAAACTGATTATGATTCATATGAAGATGATATTGacgaaaataattttgaagtCCCCATTGATTGTGAAGGGGGAGAGTGTTTGAATTCGATGgataatataaacaaaatgattGATGagaaaaaagataaaatacgAAGACGAAAAAAACGAGGAAAACCAATACAAATAGTGAAACCAAATGTAAATCACACagaattaattataatagaAGAAAATTTAgcaattttgaaaaaaataagcaaaCCAATTGCAATTGTATCCGTTTTAGGAGATATGCACACAGGAAAATCATTTTTACTTAACTTAATAAATGAGCAACTAGTTgatgatattaataaaagagATAAAACTATTGAAAATGGTTTTAAAGTTGGAAATGATATAACTGCTAGTACATATGGTATATGGATATGGTCTGAACCAATTGTAATAACAgtacaaaaattaaaagagatgtatgaatatatagataataattttacatCTTTTGTTAAAAGCTATGAATATGAAAAAGACgaatataatgaagaaataatagatttattaaatttatataaatctGATAATTGGATTTCAAAAGTGcatgatttaaatttaaatgataCCGACGAAGTTAATCTTATATTAATGGACACACAAGGTTTGAACAGTCCTAATGTAAATAAAAGGTatgatgaaatattatatgctTTAACAAATTTGATATCTActgatataatatttttaacaatgaaaatgataaataataaagatttagaatttattgaaaatataacaaaagaTGCAAACTTATTTATGTTAAGAGCTTATACAAGATCTAATGGTTCTACATtttcaattaaaaaaacaaaatttgataaaatattagataatatgaataatatagaaaacaATTCGTTAATATTAGAAAGTATAGCTTCTAAAAATTTGATGTGGGTAGTGCATGATTTTAGTCAACGTTTAGATGTAAGAAAAGGAAAGTTATGGctagatatattattaaattcaGATAGAAGAGATTTAGATATTAAATATTGgagaaaaattatatctaATAAAAGTAAAGATAAATATGACGCTTATAcaacaaaacaaaaaaaaattgcataCTTAACATATACAAAAGATGGAAATAATGAACCAACTAATGAAATGTCCACTAATTACAAATTAGgagtattatataaaaatattgattGTGTTTTGTTAAgacatatgtataataataaagatctTGATTTTACAAATGTAAATTTGAATGATTTAAatgatgaatataaaaatgacaTTATGGTACTacgatataaaatatatttaagagCATTGATGCAtcctaaaaaaatgtattctAATGTTCAGATGAATAATATTatcaataaaattataaaagaaaaaaaaggtaAAAATGACACAAAGGAAAATAATAGCTCTACtatcaataataatatggatGATGAAGTAAATGATATGTCAGAAGCTCATAGCAGATATATGTCAGGAGAtgatatatatgattttatCACATTTTTAGTTAAATCTGCAaatcaaaatttatttactaatGTGAACCAATTTTTTAAACAGTTTAAAATTAACAGAGCTGAGATAAGTAGAAAtgatttaatatttttatataaaaaatatttattacaatTTATGGAAAACGATGATGTCGAATTTATTAGTTACATGAATGATGATAGTGATGAGTTTATAAAAAGTTTAGAATCAAAGTTAAATAGTAATGAAAAGGATGGAAACAATAAATCTCAAAATGATTCGTCATATAATGAAGATTTTATGgatgaagaagaagaaagAGAAGTGCATCAAAAAAAAGATGTTTATAAACAATTACCACCTTTAATTAATGAAATAACTAAATACGAAGAATTAATTAGAGaacaaatattaaatatatggtaTAAGTATACTGAAAGTGATTTTCATGATGAAGAAGAAAAGgaattaataaaagataTAGAATCTAATTTATATGAAAGATTAGActtaattaaaaatgaaatgatCGCATTGGGAGAAGCAAACATTAAAAAGTTTTGTAAAATTGCTTGTGAAGATGCTTTACAAATAGTTGtagaagatataaaaatgaaaagtgATCAATATCCAATTAAGCAAAAAGAATTAACTGTTTTTTTTGAATCAGTTAGCTACAACTTACTtaaatatttagaaaaaaaactTTCTAAAAATTCTGAAAAATTAgatcttatatattataaagatGAAATATGTACCCCATTAATTAATAACACATTTCaagaattttattatttaaaaaagaaaaatataacattaaatgaaaataaattaaaatcatattttgGAAATGCCGTATCAAAAGGAAAGGAAGTTTTTGAAACTTTAGCAGAAAGCACTGATAATATCACAgagtattttaaaaataaaaatgtattttataCAGTTTTAGATAAATGGAATGCAGAAGCTATAAATGTTTATATGGCTACTTTAAGTGATTTTtcaaaagaagaaaaagaaattggTGATGAATATTTAGTTATTTTAGATAATAACATAAAagaattaaaacaaaaagcTTTAGAAAAATGGAATAACCATTGTAAAGACAAAACAAAtgctttatataatatgcataaaaataatttaaaaaataatttccttgaaaattttaatttccCATTAGATGAATTAGTATTacaagatatatttttaagtttaAAAAATCAAGAAGAATTGAAATACATGGAAATATATTGTGCTAATGAAGAATCATGGCTTTCTGAATATAAAAACTTTTTAGAATTAACTGATGaggtatataaatttattaaggatgaaaatttaaaagcAATACAAATAACTTGTCAGCAGCCTTTAgacgatttaaaaaattcaataaAAGGAGAaatacataattattatttatggaGATCATTAAAAATTACATTATTTAATAGAGCACTTGTTGTACTttctaataatatagaaaatatttatttaaaaaatcaaagagaaaataaaatacaaccTTCAATTGAAGAAAATTTTACTTTAAAAAATCCACAATATAGAAAAATCTCAAAAGAATTAATGAGTAAAGTTATTAATAGATGgttaaataatgatatatataatatatattatccaATTATAAGAAAGCaattaatacataaaataatttgCTATCTTggtataattatattattatttatatcatcattaattttatattttaaaaaattccaTGCAAGCTTCTTATTCTTAATAACAATTTCCTTATTTATGATATTTGGATATGCACAAATATCTTTATATATGAAGAAATTTTTTAGGCACAttgtattttatatgtatgaAGGTATAGCTAACGTTTTTGGAACAGAGGGGGCTataatttttactattttattaatttccACTACtgcaatttatttatacaattaTCATAttgttaaatttaaaaataaagttgcaaaaaatacaaaaaaactTTTACAATcacaaaatattatgaactTGTCTGGTCTTGGAGGCTTTAAAGATATGAGCGCCTCTAATCCTAAAATGAGAATATTCAAACCAAATGTTATTAAATTTGATGACTTTGAAAAAGATAGTAAATATCATTCATCGAATATCCCTCatgaatttaaattaaataatgatgCATCTCAATTTATGGATCTTAAAGAAAGAGGAAATCGAGGAAACAAAATGGATGATTATGCGTCTTACAATAATCCAAGCAAATTTCATAGAAGATCATTCTTGGGTTAA
- a CDS encoding mediator of RNA polymerase II transcription subunit 20, putative, with translation MEKVVTMREIITNTRKIKLHENFLEDCNLKDTFYNALETVNCGYNDYVNIKTWLFATSEKLFSNNSEELAYIACDALKVLLCNSKYLHVIIYKLLKKNLEKYILKIMGICCLTVASRMQQINQTTCFKEILQLHNLSNIITEYNIRQIEIDVFVSLAHSGFCFEKTITPVNELHEIMNFIEAYEQLFEPGDFPIFKTANNLMLKIIYCMVPVFNMNVYNYSIVNYVLRLFITDNEKYTYAFQKLKEHYHDKEIIHISSFQNHMFNIISAFKNISIFSAKDYILKNQKDIELFDIINTKIEVLWNNKEKEKAESRDS, from the coding sequence ATGGAAAAGGTCGTTACTATGAGAGAGATAATAACAAATACTAGGAAGATCAAATTGCATGAAAATTTTTTAGAAGATTGCAACCTAAAAGATACATTTTACAACGCTTTAGAAACTGTAAATTGCGGATATAATgattatgtaaatataaaaacatggCTTTTCGCTACTtcagaaaaattattttccaaCAATTCTGAAGAATTGGCATATATTGCATGTGATGCTTTAAAAGTACTTTTATGTAATAGCAAGTATTTGCatgtaattatttataaattgcttaaaaaaaatttagaaaaatatatactaaaGATTATGGGAATATGCTGTTTAACAGTTGCCTCAAGAATGCAGCAAATAAATCAAACAACATGTTTTAAAGAAATATTACAATTACACAATTTAAGTAACATAATAACTGAATATAATATAAGGCAAATAGAAATTGATGTTTTTGTTTCCTTAGCGCATTCAGGTTTTTGTTTTGAAAAAACAATTACCCCTGTCAATGAACTGCATGAaattatgaattttataGAAGCATATGAACAGCTTTTTGAACCTGGAGATTTTCCAATATTTAAAACCGCAAATAACTTAatgttaaaaattatttattgtatGGTACCAGTATTTAATATGAACGTATATAATTATTCTATTGTTAATTATGTATTAAGATTATTTATAAcagataatgaaaaatatacttATGCTTTTCAGAAATTAAAAGAACATTACCATGATAAAGaaattattcatatatcTAGTTTTCAAAAtcatatgtttaatattattagcGCATTCAAAAATATTTCGATATTTTCAGCAAAAGATTATATCCTAAAAAATCAAAAGGATATCGAATTATTtgatattataaatacaaaaattgaAGTACTTtggaataataaagaaaaagaaaaagcgGAAAGTAGAGACTCATAG